The uncultured Campylobacter sp. genome includes a region encoding these proteins:
- a CDS encoding tRNA (cytidine(34)-2'-O)-methyltransferase produces the protein MFNIVLVYPQIHTNTGSIGRMCVNAGCRLHLIKPLGFVIDDKHLRRAGLDYWANLDLKSWENWDEFMAANEKFKQRFFFATTKTNKLYYEAKFKPGDFLIFGSEGHGLPLEIMRTNRENCITIPMSGAGRSLNLATSVGIVTYEAIRQNIDKFDFRSAVCEF, from the coding sequence ATGTTTAATATCGTGTTAGTATATCCGCAGATCCACACAAACACGGGTTCCATCGGGCGCATGTGCGTCAATGCGGGATGCCGCTTACATCTAATCAAGCCGCTCGGATTTGTCATAGACGATAAGCATCTGCGCCGCGCAGGGCTTGATTATTGGGCGAACTTGGATCTTAAAAGTTGGGAAAATTGGGATGAGTTTATGGCGGCGAACGAGAAATTTAAGCAGCGCTTCTTTTTTGCGACGACAAAGACGAACAAGCTCTACTACGAGGCAAAATTCAAGCCGGGCGATTTTTTGATTTTCGGCTCGGAGGGACACGGGTTACCGCTTGAAATAATGCGCACAAACCGCGAAAACTGCATCACGATCCCGATGAGCGGGGCGGGGCGCAGTTTAAATTTAGCCACCAGCGTGGGTATCGTAACCTACGAAGCGATCCGCCAAAACATCGATAAATTCGACTTTAGGAGCGCAGTTTGCGAGTTTTAG
- a CDS encoding AAA family ATPase — protein MIASFEVCGYASISQNIKIDFTAKQNQRLKNTKYESNYFSDTRIAKSVVLFGKNATGKTNILKALESILRIIEKGLNIEKESQFISSDIGYTEYRIVITDSKKDSYAYEIKFNKEQIISESLTKNEVLIYRFAEDKLTFPIATEYEKILSVVPRDTVLNKIKDNGIKELRSFQSMVNIYEYSKNINAFEVMASQVRVISFKLFERNFFMKHKDTVLNILEIIDDSITDFDFIDIKDDRFSLILKRDEKTFVFEKESSGVKKIIELMIGLVYAIDDIGITEESVMLIDELDSSISTISLIRLLNGVINSSSNIKGQFILSSHNPLIFDTDMLAPAQIYIVGKENAATTLKSLSEFELRNDKKKAYMGYLRGDYE, from the coding sequence ATGATAGCTAGTTTTGAAGTTTGTGGATATGCATCCATATCCCAAAATATTAAGATAGACTTTACTGCAAAACAAAACCAAAGGTTAAAAAATACAAAATATGAAAGCAATTACTTTTCGGATACTAGAATCGCCAAAAGCGTGGTATTGTTTGGGAAGAATGCTACAGGTAAAACAAATATACTGAAAGCACTGGAGAGCATATTACGTATTATTGAAAAAGGGTTAAATATAGAAAAAGAATCGCAGTTTATCAGTTCCGATATAGGATATACTGAATATAGGATAGTTATTACTGATAGTAAAAAAGATAGTTATGCGTATGAGATTAAGTTTAATAAAGAGCAGATAATAAGCGAAAGTTTAACAAAAAATGAAGTTTTGATTTATCGATTTGCCGAAGACAAGCTAACATTCCCGATAGCTACCGAATATGAAAAGATACTATCCGTAGTTCCTCGAGACACCGTCTTAAATAAAATAAAAGATAATGGCATCAAAGAGCTGCGCAGTTTTCAGAGCATGGTAAATATATACGAATATAGTAAAAATATAAACGCTTTCGAAGTTATGGCTAGTCAGGTTAGAGTGATTTCTTTTAAATTATTTGAAAGAAATTTTTTTATGAAACATAAAGACACCGTCTTGAATATACTAGAGATTATAGATGATAGTATTACGGATTTTGACTTCATAGACATAAAGGATGATAGATTTTCTTTGATTTTAAAAAGAGATGAAAAAACTTTTGTATTTGAAAAAGAAAGTTCCGGCGTAAAGAAGATAATAGAGCTTATGATAGGGCTAGTATATGCAATAGACGACATTGGCATTACAGAAGAGTCGGTTATGCTAATAGACGAGCTAGATAGCTCTATTAGCACTATATCTCTAATTAGGCTATTAAATGGGGTAATTAACTCATCGTCAAACATTAAAGGACAATTTATATTAAGCTCTCACAATCCGCTTATATTTGACACCGATATGCTTGCTCCGGCTCAAATTTATATAGTGGGTAAAGAAAATGCCGCTACAACCTTAAAATCATTAAGTGAATTTGAACTAAGAAACGATAAAAAGAAAGCATATATGGGCTACCTAAGAGGCGATTATGAATAA
- the rpoD gene encoding RNA polymerase sigma factor RpoD produces MASSKDALSPIEQFFDDNQKSYITYERLIKFFDKAPTATAVKKVEALTKKFDVELISAAEISKIKNLEDAKLKEATQKKLLDEGWDEEFDLSSDVELLEWSRSDSPVRMYLREMGQIPLLTKEEEIEISKKIELGEDIIIDAFCSVPYLIDFILDYKEPLINRERRVKELFKSFDDSDEEGEEEDEEELSEDDYDDEEDEESADDAKQRRSKKNDKRALKVIESFKALEKAKKDWMKFAEKNAEAIKQSKGILSKLNLAFKKKILKEKLMDLGPTSKLITEIVKSMETALKSDEGFEKELKRLEYKLPMFSAELRENHKKILKEITRLSKDDIIARVPEATMVSTYVDIKKLFLTKEASKKSFNLEPERLKEILEQIKRGKRISDNAKARMAKSNLRLVVSIAKRYTNRGLPFLDLIQEGNIGLMKAVDKFEYKRGYKFSTYATWWIRQAISRAIADQARTIRIPIHMIETINRINKITRKYMQEGGKEPDINVIAQEVGLSVDKVKQVIKITKEPISLEAPIGNEDDGKFGDFVEDKSSVSPIEQILKSDLKEQIDDILEQLNDRERTVIRMRFGLLDDESDRTLEEIGKELNITRERVRQIESSAIKKLKHPKIGRKLKTYIES; encoded by the coding sequence ATGGCGAGCTCAAAAGACGCCCTAAGCCCCATCGAGCAATTTTTCGACGACAATCAAAAAAGCTACATCACCTACGAAAGACTGATAAAATTTTTCGACAAAGCCCCCACCGCGACGGCTGTTAAGAAGGTCGAAGCGCTTACGAAAAAATTCGACGTCGAGCTGATCTCCGCCGCAGAAATCTCCAAAATCAAAAATTTAGAGGACGCAAAACTCAAAGAAGCCACGCAAAAAAAGCTGCTGGACGAGGGCTGGGACGAGGAGTTTGACCTATCCAGCGACGTCGAGCTTTTGGAGTGGAGCCGTTCGGACAGCCCGGTGCGGATGTATCTGCGCGAAATGGGACAGATCCCGCTGTTAACGAAAGAAGAAGAGATCGAGATCAGCAAAAAAATCGAGCTCGGCGAGGACATCATCATCGACGCGTTTTGCTCGGTGCCGTACTTAATAGACTTCATTTTAGACTATAAAGAGCCGCTCATCAACCGCGAACGCCGCGTCAAGGAGCTTTTCAAGAGCTTTGACGACAGCGACGAAGAGGGTGAAGAGGAGGACGAAGAGGAGTTATCGGAGGATGATTACGATGATGAGGAGGATGAGGAGAGCGCGGACGATGCGAAGCAAAGGCGCTCTAAAAAGAACGATAAGCGCGCTTTAAAGGTCATCGAAAGCTTCAAGGCTCTTGAAAAAGCCAAAAAGGATTGGATGAAATTTGCCGAGAAAAACGCCGAGGCGATTAAGCAGAGCAAGGGAATTTTATCGAAGCTAAACTTGGCGTTTAAAAAGAAAATTTTAAAAGAAAAGCTCATGGATCTGGGCCCAACTAGCAAGCTCATCACCGAGATCGTAAAATCGATGGAGACCGCGCTAAAAAGCGATGAGGGCTTTGAAAAGGAGCTCAAGCGCCTAGAATACAAGCTGCCGATGTTTAGCGCCGAACTGCGCGAAAATCACAAAAAAATTCTAAAAGAGATTACGAGGCTTAGCAAAGACGACATCATCGCGCGCGTGCCGGAAGCTACGATGGTCTCGACCTACGTCGATATAAAAAAGCTCTTTTTGACAAAAGAGGCAAGCAAAAAAAGCTTCAACCTCGAGCCCGAGCGGCTGAAAGAAATTTTAGAGCAGATCAAGCGCGGCAAGCGCATTAGCGACAATGCAAAGGCGCGCATGGCGAAATCTAACCTGCGCCTGGTCGTCTCCATCGCCAAGCGCTACACCAACCGCGGACTGCCGTTTTTAGACCTCATCCAGGAGGGCAATATCGGGCTTATGAAGGCGGTGGATAAATTTGAATACAAGCGCGGATATAAATTTTCGACCTACGCGACGTGGTGGATTCGCCAGGCGATCAGCCGCGCCATCGCCGATCAAGCTCGCACAATCCGAATCCCGATCCATATGATTGAGACGATAAATCGAATTAATAAAATCACGCGCAAATATATGCAAGAAGGCGGCAAGGAGCCCGATATCAACGTCATCGCGCAAGAGGTAGGCCTTAGCGTCGATAAAGTAAAGCAGGTCATCAAAATCACAAAGGAGCCGATCAGCCTAGAAGCGCCGATCGGAAACGAGGACGACGGTAAATTCGGCGATTTCGTCGAGGACAAAAGCTCGGTTTCGCCGATCGAGCAAATTTTAAAATCCGACTTAAAAGAGCAGATCGACGATATCTTGGAACAGCTCAACGACCGCGAGCGCACGGTCATTCGCATGCGATTTGGACTGCTCGACGACGAGAGCGACCGCACGCTCGAAGAGATCGGCAAAGAGCTCAATATCACTCGCGAGCGCGTCCGCCAGATCGAAAGCTCGGCGATTAAAAAGCTCAAGCACCCGAAAATCGGCCGCAAATTAAAAACCTATATCGAAAGCTAG
- a CDS encoding NAD(P)H-dependent glycerol-3-phosphate dehydrogenase, whose protein sequence is MMKIAVIGAGKWGSALFDTLSAKNECVITSRTPRQIPHFVSVSEALECEALVFALAAQQTAQWLDQNFTYKNQKILVASKGIDAASGRFLNEIFEAYVARGNLAYLSGPSFATEVMQKLPCALVVSSCNENLAELFASAFPAYIKTYTSGDIIGAEVCGAYKNVIAIASGVCDGLELGNNARASLIARGIVEIARFGKFFGARDETFLGLSGVGDLFLTASSALSRNYRVGLGLARGKGLEEILRELGEVAEGVATTEAVVNIATKHKIYAPIATEVAQILRGKDVRASLKDLLRKK, encoded by the coding sequence ATAATGAAAATCGCGGTTATCGGCGCGGGCAAATGGGGTAGCGCACTTTTTGACACGCTTAGCGCAAAAAACGAATGCGTCATCACTTCGCGCACGCCAAGACAAATTCCGCATTTTGTAAGCGTGAGCGAGGCACTGGAGTGCGAAGCGCTCGTTTTTGCGCTCGCGGCACAACAAACCGCGCAGTGGCTGGATCAAAATTTCACCTACAAAAATCAAAAAATTCTAGTCGCTTCCAAGGGTATCGACGCGGCTAGCGGTAGGTTTTTGAACGAAATTTTTGAAGCGTATGTCGCGCGCGGCAATCTTGCTTATCTATCAGGCCCGTCGTTTGCCACCGAAGTCATGCAAAAGCTGCCTTGCGCGCTCGTCGTAAGCTCGTGTAACGAAAATCTAGCCGAACTTTTCGCAAGCGCTTTCCCTGCCTACATCAAGACCTACACTAGTGGCGATATCATTGGCGCAGAGGTGTGTGGCGCGTATAAAAACGTCATTGCCATCGCTAGCGGCGTTTGCGATGGACTTGAGCTCGGAAATAACGCTAGAGCGAGCCTGATCGCGCGCGGCATCGTAGAGATCGCGCGCTTTGGCAAGTTTTTCGGCGCGCGCGACGAGACCTTTTTGGGCTTAAGCGGCGTGGGCGATCTGTTTTTGACCGCCTCGAGCGCGCTATCGCGAAACTACCGCGTGGGGTTAGGACTTGCGCGCGGCAAAGGGCTCGAAGAAATTCTGCGCGAGTTGGGCGAGGTCGCCGAGGGCGTGGCTACGACCGAAGCGGTCGTAAATATCGCGACAAAGCACAAGATCTACGCTCCGATCGCTACCGAAGTCGCGCAAATTCTGCGTGGCAAGGATGTAAGGGCGAGTCTAAAGGATCTGCTGCGCAAAAAATGA
- a CDS encoding uracil-xanthine permease family protein, whose amino-acid sequence MEKYEGYNLRLRDALVGVQFLFVAFGALVLVPILTGLDTSVALFTAGIGTLLFQLITRKHVPPIFLASSFAFIAPLSFGVKEWGIAATMSGVIAAGLFYVVLSLLIRLKGEGFLHKILPPVVVGPVIMTIGLILSPAAVNMVMGKGKEALYTQGQSLTIALISLSAVIVVMMFGRGMLRLVPILCGIAAGYCASLFIGIVDFTPILNAPWFVLPHFTAPVFKLEAVIYMVPIAIAPAIEHIGDMLAISNVTKENFLKNPGLKSTLLGDGLATSLAGCFGGPPNTTYSEVTGAVSITKAYNPAIMTFAALAAILLAFVGKLGAALSTIPAPVIGGIMLLLFGIIASVGMETLIKNSVDLAEPRNMIIVALIFVCAIGGMVLDFGAMSFSGVGLGALIGITLNLVLPKTKHFDGY is encoded by the coding sequence ATGGAAAAATACGAAGGCTACAATCTCAGGCTACGCGACGCTCTCGTCGGCGTGCAGTTTCTATTCGTCGCGTTCGGCGCGCTCGTGCTGGTGCCGATATTAACGGGGCTTGATACGTCCGTGGCGCTGTTTACGGCGGGCATCGGCACGCTGCTGTTTCAGCTCATCACGCGCAAACACGTTCCGCCGATCTTTCTCGCGTCTAGCTTCGCGTTTATCGCGCCGCTAAGCTTTGGCGTGAAAGAGTGGGGCATCGCCGCGACGATGAGCGGGGTGATCGCGGCGGGGCTTTTTTACGTGGTTCTAAGCCTGCTTATTAGGCTCAAAGGCGAGGGGTTTTTGCATAAAATTTTACCGCCCGTGGTCGTGGGTCCCGTCATCATGACGATCGGTCTCATCCTCTCGCCCGCGGCCGTAAATATGGTCATGGGCAAGGGCAAAGAGGCGCTTTACACGCAAGGGCAGTCGCTTACTATCGCGCTTATCTCGCTCTCGGCGGTTATCGTCGTGATGATGTTTGGTCGCGGCATGCTGCGCCTCGTGCCGATACTTTGCGGCATCGCGGCAGGATACTGCGCGTCGCTGTTCATCGGGATCGTGGATTTTACGCCGATTTTAAACGCGCCGTGGTTTGTGCTGCCGCATTTCACCGCACCGGTTTTTAAGCTCGAAGCCGTGATCTACATGGTGCCTATCGCCATCGCGCCCGCGATCGAGCACATCGGCGATATGCTTGCGATCAGCAATGTCACGAAGGAAAATTTCCTCAAAAATCCAGGGCTTAAAAGCACGCTGCTTGGCGACGGACTCGCGACGTCGCTAGCGGGGTGCTTCGGCGGCCCGCCGAACACCACCTACTCGGAGGTCACTGGCGCGGTTAGCATCACGAAAGCTTACAATCCAGCCATCATGACCTTTGCCGCGCTTGCGGCGATACTGCTAGCCTTCGTGGGCAAGCTCGGCGCCGCGCTCTCCACGATCCCCGCTCCCGTCATCGGCGGCATTATGCTACTGCTTTTCGGCATCATCGCTAGCGTGGGCATGGAAACGCTCATAAAAAACAGCGTAGATCTAGCCGAGCCGCGCAATATGATCATCGTCGCGCTTATCTTCGTCTGCGCAATCGGCGGCATGGTGCTGGACTTTGGCGCGATGAGCTTTAGCGGCGTGGGGCTCGGCGCGCTCATCGGCATTACGTTAAATTTGGTGTTGCCAAAGACTAAGCATTTTGACGGGTACTAA
- a CDS encoding DKNYY domain-containing protein — translation MKKANNLSKFDKKALKLLFAVLFVPLFVSLVFIYELSVYDRSRELPADAQRIGSSDYYNIGGKIYLRSWNLAPYELEGGADAASFRALDTGRYSYTNVGMDASSVFCGARKMTGLDPARTQKIGSRYYSDGRVSYFCSDVTQRTGGAISYIYKVFFHAFGLSKWPQEYNYPYARLDTSAPISPLTESPYVATDGERVFYEGKILAGADAKNLKQIRLKIIHEDGPDSPAHFRPVDRWLSDGRSVYAGGERLNFTPSEQMYLVEPNAGIEFLYDPKAGAVLMNGERFDPANEPYTPLNFQGGHQEYVLFASKNGIFYLSKDKILNRPRGSGAEGWLKDAFWYVYYKFGADASRLSALKRASDNPFKGAVRQISEKLFKDDAGFYYLNFYSHSVYVTGRSGRHLDKRTNFIELRKITLEIHDDEVMAQIADEAARNPEMSQQVFTAQDVEYENGAAFYMYCLAAVLLLGAWIYSYLRK, via the coding sequence ATGAAAAAGGCGAATAATTTAAGCAAATTTGATAAAAAAGCGCTAAAGCTACTCTTTGCGGTACTTTTCGTGCCGCTCTTCGTCTCGCTCGTTTTCATCTATGAGCTATCGGTGTATGACCGCTCGCGCGAGCTGCCCGCGGACGCGCAAAGGATCGGCAGCAGTGATTACTACAACATCGGCGGTAAAATTTATCTACGCTCTTGGAATCTCGCTCCTTACGAGCTGGAGGGCGGCGCGGATGCGGCGAGCTTTCGCGCGCTTGATACCGGCAGATACTCCTACACAAACGTCGGTATGGACGCTAGTAGCGTATTTTGCGGCGCTCGCAAGATGACGGGGCTGGATCCCGCGCGCACGCAAAAGATCGGCTCCCGCTACTACAGCGACGGACGCGTGAGCTACTTCTGCTCGGACGTCACGCAGCGCACGGGCGGCGCGATAAGCTACATTTACAAGGTATTTTTCCATGCGTTCGGGCTCTCCAAATGGCCGCAGGAGTACAACTACCCATACGCTAGACTCGATACTAGCGCGCCCATCTCGCCGCTGACTGAGAGCCCTTACGTCGCCACGGACGGCGAGCGGGTCTTTTACGAGGGTAAAATTTTAGCGGGTGCGGATGCAAAAAATCTAAAACAGATAAGGCTAAAAATCATACACGAAGACGGTCCCGATTCGCCCGCGCACTTTCGCCCGGTCGATCGGTGGCTAAGCGACGGACGCAGCGTCTACGCAGGCGGCGAGAGGCTAAATTTCACCCCTAGCGAGCAGATGTATCTCGTGGAGCCAAACGCCGGCATAGAGTTTCTTTACGATCCAAAGGCGGGCGCGGTGCTTATGAATGGCGAGAGATTTGACCCCGCAAACGAGCCCTATACGCCGCTAAATTTTCAGGGCGGGCATCAGGAATACGTGCTGTTTGCGAGCAAAAACGGCATATTTTATCTAAGCAAGGATAAAATTTTAAATCGCCCGCGCGGCAGCGGCGCCGAGGGCTGGCTCAAAGACGCGTTTTGGTACGTGTATTATAAATTTGGCGCAGACGCCAGCCGGCTAAGCGCGCTAAAAAGGGCGAGCGATAATCCGTTTAAAGGCGCCGTGCGGCAGATCTCGGAGAAGCTTTTTAAGGACGACGCTGGATTTTACTATCTAAATTTCTACTCGCATAGCGTTTACGTCACGGGTCGCAGCGGCAGGCATCTGGATAAGCGGACAAATTTCATCGAGCTGCGAAAGATCACGCTTGAGATACATGACGATGAGGTGATGGCGCAGATCGCGGACGAGGCGGCGCGAAACCCCGAAATGTCGCAGCAGGTCTTTACCGCACAGGACGTGGAGTATGAAAACGGCGCGGCCTTTTATATGTATTGCCTCGCGGCGGTTTTATTGCTCGGGGCTTGGATTTATAGCTACCTTAGAAAGTGA
- a CDS encoding 3-isopropylmalate dehydratase small subunit: protein MAKVWKFGDDIDTDIIIAARYLNTSDAAVLATHIMEDADKDFSSKIARGDIIVAGKNFGCGSSREHAPMALKAAGISCVIAKNFARIFYRNSFNTGFLILECDETDKIAQGDELSIDLKGGVIKNLTQKTQYKFGAIPEFMQKLLDAGGAINYAKTKINL from the coding sequence ATGGCAAAAGTATGGAAATTCGGCGATGATATCGACACCGACATCATTATCGCGGCGCGCTACCTAAATACATCCGACGCGGCGGTGCTTGCGACGCACATTATGGAGGATGCGGACAAGGATTTTTCGTCCAAAATAGCTCGCGGCGACATCATCGTAGCAGGTAAAAATTTCGGTTGCGGCAGCTCGCGAGAGCACGCTCCGATGGCGCTTAAGGCCGCCGGAATTTCATGCGTGATCGCAAAAAACTTCGCTAGGATTTTTTATCGAAACAGCTTCAACACGGGTTTTTTGATCCTCGAATGCGACGAGACGGATAAAATCGCGCAGGGCGACGAGCTTAGCATCGATCTAAAGGGCGGCGTAATTAAAAATTTAACTCAAAAAACTCAGTATAAATTCGGCGCGATACCCGAGTTTATGCAAAAGCTCCTCGATGCCGGCGGAGCGATAAATTACGCAAAAACAAAGATAAACTTGTAA
- the leuB gene encoding 3-isopropylmalate dehydrogenase encodes MKKYDVCVIKGDGIGPEIIEEAIKVLDAVSHKFNFELNFDYRLMGGAAIDIMGVPLPDETLNTAKSSDAVLFGAIGGAKWDGLPRELRPESGLLKIRKELGAFANLRPAMIFDELINASTLKPEIIKGVDIMVVRELTGGIYFGQPRVKNEKDALNTMCYNVSEIERVAKVAFEAALLRNKKITLVDKANVLETSQLWREVVSELAKNYAGINLEFMYVDNAAMQLVRAPAQFDVILTENLFGDILSDEASMICGSIGLLPSASIGGKVGIYEPIHGSAPDIAGQGIANPIATILSAAMMLKYAFGENEAAAAIELAVRTVLRDGYRTKDIAQYDAKEICSTAEIGSIIADYAAKA; translated from the coding sequence ATGAAAAAATACGACGTATGCGTGATAAAAGGCGACGGAATCGGCCCTGAGATCATCGAAGAAGCGATCAAGGTGCTTGATGCCGTAAGCCATAAATTTAATTTTGAGCTAAATTTTGACTACCGCTTGATGGGGGGCGCGGCAATCGACATTATGGGCGTTCCGCTTCCGGATGAAACGCTAAATACCGCTAAATCGAGCGACGCGGTGCTTTTCGGTGCGATCGGCGGCGCGAAATGGGATGGCTTGCCGCGCGAACTGCGACCTGAAAGCGGGCTACTGAAAATCCGCAAAGAGCTTGGAGCGTTTGCAAACCTGCGCCCTGCAATGATTTTTGATGAGCTGATAAACGCTTCGACGCTAAAGCCGGAGATCATCAAAGGCGTCGATATAATGGTGGTGCGCGAGCTTACGGGCGGGATTTATTTCGGGCAGCCGCGCGTTAAAAACGAAAAGGATGCGCTAAATACGATGTGCTACAACGTCTCTGAGATCGAGCGCGTCGCAAAAGTTGCCTTTGAGGCTGCGCTTTTGCGAAACAAAAAGATAACGCTCGTGGATAAGGCTAACGTGCTTGAAACAAGCCAGCTGTGGCGCGAGGTCGTAAGCGAGCTAGCCAAAAATTATGCGGGGATAAATTTAGAATTTATGTACGTAGATAACGCCGCGATGCAGCTCGTGCGGGCGCCTGCGCAGTTTGATGTGATTTTGACGGAGAATTTGTTCGGCGATATTTTAAGCGACGAGGCGAGTATGATCTGCGGCTCGATCGGGCTGCTTCCGAGTGCGAGTATCGGCGGCAAGGTAGGAATTTACGAGCCGATCCACGGCAGCGCGCCCGACATCGCGGGGCAGGGGATCGCAAACCCGATCGCTACGATCTTAAGCGCTGCGATGATGCTAAAATACGCATTCGGCGAAAATGAAGCCGCAGCTGCGATCGAGCTTGCCGTGCGCACCGTGCTTCGCGACGGATACCGTACCAAGGACATCGCGCAGTACGACGCCAAAGAAATTTGCTCGACCGCAGAGATTGGTTCGATCATCGCAGATTACGCGGCTAAGGCTTAG
- a CDS encoding RloB domain-containing protein, producing MNKQKITINFIVEGQTEEYYLKYFKNEHLSDEFVFKIKNVKNGNYTSFISILEQYRGTSIPVFIVADLDRAANDNAELKHLKKLCAKLSHINKYSNIFLTYKNFETFLSAHFTNSANMCRVLCIDSCDIKNNRNIYLSIKSKGGSYENAIKNLNEANICYCKRNFVFPKHLDANKLATKQSSLIILKEYCEFLKNNR from the coding sequence ATGAATAAGCAAAAGATAACTATAAATTTCATAGTCGAAGGTCAAACCGAAGAATATTACTTAAAATATTTTAAAAATGAGCACTTGAGCGACGAGTTTGTTTTTAAAATAAAAAATGTTAAAAATGGAAATTATACTAGCTTTATAAGTATATTAGAGCAATACAGAGGAACGTCCATACCTGTTTTTATAGTAGCGGATTTAGATAGAGCAGCTAACGATAACGCCGAACTAAAGCATTTAAAAAAGCTATGTGCCAAGCTTAGCCATATAAACAAATATAGCAATATATTTTTAACTTACAAGAATTTCGAAACATTTTTATCGGCTCATTTTACAAATAGCGCCAATATGTGTAGGGTTTTATGTATTGATAGCTGCGATATAAAAAATAATCGGAATATATATCTTTCTATAAAAAGTAAAGGCGGCTCATATGAAAATGCAATTAAGAATTTAAACGAAGCAAATATTTGTTATTGCAAACGAAATTTTGTTTTTCCAAAACACCTAGATGCCAATAAACTAGCTACTAAACAATCGTCCTTGATAATCTTAAAAGAATATTGCGAGTTTTTAAAAAATAATAGATAA
- a CDS encoding CCA tRNA nucleotidyltransferase, with amino-acid sequence MQVSKTDLKIYQNDDFIALLDYLKKFSSRIYLVGGCVRDHFLGRASADVDVELYDVDPHRFEQIMQGFGAQGVGKSYFVYKYKSFDVSLPRTESKIGVGHKGFSVALATDEHEASRRRDFTINAMMIDAISGKVLDFYGGLADLRARILRVVDPRTFVEDSLRVYRAVQFAARFELRAEPRTLELMRGIDVSDLSCERVKAELIKFFRAPAHRYGMTLMQELGLYERVFGLRIDPLAHERLMQFIEHGESFVRNEMFFLYAFLNFLGLDKNKILKNLGLNSIYKRLLSEPFFKRVSDEQLCKIALKMPLKQWLGLYCKGRVQAAKRLGIWDKKFKSLVCAADVARNLRGAAIGKEIERLQEAEIRAFVAALKA; translated from the coding sequence TTGCAAGTATCGAAAACCGACTTGAAAATCTATCAAAATGACGATTTTATCGCGCTTTTAGATTATCTTAAAAAATTTAGCTCACGCATCTATCTGGTGGGCGGCTGCGTGCGCGATCATTTTTTGGGGCGGGCGAGCGCTGATGTGGATGTGGAGCTTTACGATGTGGATCCGCACCGTTTCGAGCAAATTATGCAGGGCTTTGGCGCACAGGGCGTGGGCAAGAGTTACTTCGTCTATAAATACAAAAGCTTCGACGTTTCGCTGCCGCGCACCGAGAGCAAGATCGGCGTCGGACACAAGGGCTTTAGCGTCGCTTTGGCTACGGACGAACATGAGGCTAGCAGGCGGCGCGATTTTACGATCAATGCGATGATGATAGACGCTATAAGTGGCAAGGTACTCGATTTTTACGGCGGGCTTGCGGATCTGCGCGCGCGTATTTTGCGAGTGGTCGATCCGCGCACTTTCGTGGAGGATAGCTTGCGCGTGTATCGCGCGGTACAGTTTGCCGCAAGATTTGAGCTTCGCGCCGAGCCTCGCACCTTAGAGCTCATGCGCGGCATTGACGTTAGCGATCTTAGTTGCGAGCGCGTTAAAGCAGAGCTGATTAAATTTTTCCGTGCACCTGCGCACCGATACGGGATGACGCTAATGCAAGAGTTGGGGCTTTACGAGCGGGTTTTTGGATTGCGGATTGATCCGCTAGCGCATGAGCGACTGATGCAATTCATAGAGCACGGCGAATCTTTCGTGAGAAATGAAATGTTTTTTTTATATGCGTTTTTGAATTTTTTAGGATTAGATAAAAATAAAATTTTAAAGAATTTAGGGCTAAATTCAATTTATAAAAGGCTACTTAGTGAGCCGTTTTTTAAGCGGGTAAGCGACGAGCAGCTATGCAAAATCGCTCTAAAAATGCCGCTTAAGCAGTGGCTCGGGCTGTATTGTAAAGGTAGGGTGCAAGCAGCGAAGCGGCTTGGGATTTGGGATAAGAAATTTAAGAGCTTAGTTTGCGCTGCGGATGTCGCTCGCAATCTGCGCGGTGCTGCGATCGGCAAGGAGATTGAGAGGCTGCAAGAAGCGGAGATTAGGGCGTTTGTGGCGGCTTTAAAAGCGTAA